In a genomic window of Akkermansia massiliensis:
- the pyrR gene encoding bifunctional pyr operon transcriptional regulator/uracil phosphoribosyltransferase PyrR, whose protein sequence is MTPPPSQEIVLDGPGISRALERMAHGIVARFPGEPLAIVGLLSQGDVIARRLVDKVKELGVEAQYGAIDISLYRDDIFKLEARPSLRSSNLPFSTDDMRVVLVDDVLYTGRTVRAALNALFDYGRPARIELACLIDRGGREVPIQPDYTGHVLDHAGAKVIVSMKEADGEDRVIISSH, encoded by the coding sequence ATGACTCCTCCTCCGTCACAGGAAATCGTGTTGGACGGCCCGGGGATTTCCCGTGCGCTGGAGCGCATGGCCCACGGCATCGTGGCCCGCTTTCCCGGGGAACCGCTCGCCATCGTCGGCCTGCTCAGCCAGGGGGACGTCATCGCCCGGAGGCTGGTGGACAAGGTGAAGGAGCTGGGCGTGGAAGCCCAGTACGGCGCCATTGACATTTCCCTGTACCGGGATGACATTTTCAAGCTGGAGGCCCGCCCCTCCCTCCGTTCCTCCAACCTGCCGTTTTCCACGGATGACATGAGGGTGGTGCTGGTGGACGACGTCCTCTACACGGGCCGCACCGTGCGCGCGGCCCTGAACGCCCTCTTCGACTACGGCCGCCCGGCCCGCATTGAACTGGCGTGCCTGATTGACCGCGGAGGGCGGGAAGTGCCCATCCAGCCGGATTACACGGGCCATGTGCTGGACCACGCCGGAGCCAAGGTCATCGTGAGCATGAAGGAGGCCGACGGCGAGGACCGCGTAATCATCTCCTCCCACTAG
- a CDS encoding AIR carboxylase family protein yields MKVIVIYGSPNDKPFMEPAREYFAQENVPYEETVLSAHRDLPELVKFLGELEASGEKAVILAVAGLSAALPGVVVMSCSLPVIGVPVPGGPLNGIDALLAIAQCPGGVPCTTVGLHKKTPVNAAMAAHRILKLAGL; encoded by the coding sequence ATGAAAGTCATCGTCATCTACGGCAGCCCGAATGATAAGCCCTTTATGGAACCCGCCCGCGAGTATTTTGCGCAGGAGAATGTTCCGTATGAAGAAACCGTCCTGTCCGCCCACCGCGACCTCCCGGAGCTGGTCAAGTTCCTGGGTGAGCTGGAAGCCAGCGGGGAAAAGGCCGTCATTCTGGCTGTGGCCGGGCTGTCCGCCGCCCTTCCCGGCGTGGTGGTGATGAGCTGCTCCCTTCCGGTCATCGGCGTGCCCGTTCCCGGAGGCCCCCTGAACGGCATTGACGCCCTGCTGGCGATCGCCCAGTGCCCGGGCGGAGTGCCCTGCACCACGGTGGGCCTGCACAAGAAGACCCCCGTCAATGCCGCCATGGCCGCCCACCGCATCCTGAAGCTGGCCGGCCTGTAA
- a CDS encoding NAD(P)/FAD-dependent oxidoreductase: MNGGEGVTVDVILPMEKAGDDRARRAAVAEKLGISPSRIRELRLVKESIDSRQKNILFQLRLLAGVDGPLPPEEPLSRDYPPVRPGAPVALIVGFGPAGMFAALRCLELGMKPVVLERGKAVSSRRFDLAPILRQGTVMEDSNYCFGEGGAGTFSDGKLFTRATKRGPVRDVYEIFVAHGAPREILTDAHPHIGSNLLPNVVKAIRESILSAGGEIHFNARVEHLLRSADGRRIRGAVCADGREFAADAVLLATGHSARDVYRMMLAEGLALEQKPFAVGVRIEHPQAFVDARQYHLRPDRKRPEQLPAARYSVTTTIRDRGVHSFCMCPGGFIVPAATENDEVVVNGMSLARRDSPFANAGFVVSVHPEDTESFCREHGVLAGVAYQKALETASSRAGGGMQKAPAQKVEDFLNGCVSSSLLPTSYHPGITSHPLHELLPGEIVWRMREGLRQFDHKWRGFAGASAQLIGCETRTSSPVRIPRDPATLEHPGLEGLYPCGEGAGYAGGIVSAALDGRRCAEAMARQMSR; encoded by the coding sequence ATGAACGGAGGGGAAGGCGTAACGGTGGATGTGATTCTGCCGATGGAGAAGGCCGGCGACGACCGCGCGCGCCGCGCCGCCGTGGCGGAAAAGCTGGGCATTTCCCCCTCCCGCATCAGGGAATTGCGGCTGGTGAAGGAATCCATTGACTCCCGGCAGAAAAACATTTTGTTCCAGCTTCGTCTGCTGGCGGGGGTGGACGGCCCGCTGCCTCCGGAAGAACCTCTTTCCCGGGACTATCCTCCCGTCAGGCCCGGCGCCCCGGTGGCGCTGATTGTGGGATTCGGACCTGCCGGAATGTTCGCCGCGCTCCGCTGCCTGGAGCTGGGGATGAAGCCCGTAGTTCTGGAACGGGGGAAGGCCGTCTCCTCCCGCCGGTTTGACCTGGCCCCCATCCTGCGGCAGGGCACCGTGATGGAGGATTCCAATTACTGCTTTGGGGAAGGCGGCGCGGGAACGTTCTCGGACGGCAAGCTGTTTACGCGCGCGACCAAGCGCGGCCCCGTGCGGGATGTTTATGAAATTTTCGTGGCCCACGGCGCGCCGCGGGAAATCCTGACGGACGCCCATCCGCACATCGGCTCCAACCTGCTGCCCAACGTCGTGAAAGCCATCCGGGAATCCATCCTGAGCGCGGGCGGGGAAATCCATTTCAACGCGCGGGTGGAGCATTTGCTCCGTTCCGCGGACGGCCGCCGCATACGCGGCGCGGTCTGTGCGGATGGCCGGGAATTTGCGGCGGACGCCGTTCTGCTGGCTACCGGGCACAGCGCGCGGGACGTGTACCGCATGATGCTGGCGGAGGGGCTGGCCCTGGAACAGAAGCCCTTTGCCGTGGGCGTGCGCATTGAACATCCCCAGGCGTTCGTGGATGCCCGCCAGTACCATCTGCGCCCGGACCGGAAACGCCCGGAACAGCTTCCGGCGGCGCGCTATTCCGTGACGACCACCATTCGGGACCGCGGCGTCCACTCCTTCTGCATGTGCCCCGGAGGCTTCATTGTTCCCGCCGCTACGGAAAATGACGAGGTGGTGGTCAACGGCATGTCCCTGGCCCGGCGGGATTCCCCGTTTGCCAACGCCGGCTTTGTGGTCAGCGTGCATCCGGAAGATACGGAATCCTTCTGCAGGGAGCACGGCGTGCTGGCGGGCGTGGCGTACCAGAAGGCGCTGGAGACCGCTTCCAGCCGCGCTGGCGGAGGCATGCAGAAGGCCCCGGCCCAGAAAGTGGAGGATTTCCTGAACGGGTGCGTTTCCTCCTCCCTGCTTCCCACCAGCTACCACCCCGGCATTACATCCCACCCCCTGCATGAACTGCTTCCGGGGGAAATCGTCTGGCGCATGCGGGAAGGGCTGCGGCAGTTTGACCATAAATGGCGCGGTTTTGCCGGGGCCTCCGCCCAGCTCATCGGCTGCGAGACGCGCACCAGTTCCCCCGTGCGCATTCCGCGGGACCCCGCCACGCTGGAGCATCCCGGGCTGGAAGGGCTGTATCCCTGCGGGGAAGGGGCCGGGTATGCCGGCGGCATTGTTTCCGCCGCCCTGGACGGCCGCCGCTGCGCGGAGGCCATGGCGCGGCAGATGTCCCGTTGA
- a CDS encoding agmatine deiminase family protein, with amino-acid sequence MSKEPDVRWPAEWEPQDAVWLSWPHRRDLWQGGLDELQQTYGRVAAAIAPHARVCVNAAEPLHPGIRQAMQAAGVREDQYRLFNHPANDVWCRDHGPVFVQDMEDGSLMLADWQFNAWGGKFAPWDLDNGIPSLIGASLGLPVRSSSMVLEGGAIEGNGDGLLVTTESVLLNPNRNPEWSRAMIEEELRRMLGARSIFWLGSGIEGDDTDGHIDDMVRFVCRDAVVSIVETDSSSPHYRALAENNERLQDLRGVDGSGVEVIPLPMPDPLHAEDWRLDQLPASYANFLIVNEAVIVPVFNQPRNDDRALGILRECFSGKQVVGVDARKLVLEGGAIHCITQQQPGPRKEAP; translated from the coding sequence ATGAGCAAGGAACCCGATGTACGCTGGCCCGCTGAATGGGAACCGCAGGACGCCGTCTGGCTCTCCTGGCCCCACCGCAGGGATTTGTGGCAGGGCGGCCTGGATGAATTGCAGCAGACCTACGGGCGCGTAGCCGCCGCCATTGCCCCGCATGCCCGCGTGTGCGTGAATGCCGCGGAACCCCTTCATCCGGGCATCAGGCAGGCGATGCAGGCCGCCGGGGTGCGGGAGGACCAGTACCGCCTGTTCAACCATCCGGCCAACGATGTCTGGTGCCGGGACCACGGCCCCGTCTTCGTGCAGGACATGGAGGACGGCTCCCTGATGCTGGCGGACTGGCAATTTAACGCCTGGGGCGGCAAATTTGCTCCGTGGGACCTGGACAACGGCATTCCCTCCCTGATCGGCGCTTCCCTGGGGCTTCCCGTGCGCAGCTCCTCCATGGTTCTGGAAGGGGGCGCGATTGAAGGCAACGGGGACGGCCTGCTGGTGACGACGGAATCCGTGCTGCTGAATCCCAACCGCAACCCGGAATGGAGCCGTGCCATGATTGAGGAGGAATTGCGGCGCATGCTGGGCGCCAGGTCCATTTTCTGGCTCGGTTCCGGCATTGAGGGGGATGATACGGACGGGCACATTGACGACATGGTGCGCTTTGTGTGCCGGGATGCCGTGGTCTCCATCGTGGAGACGGACTCATCCTCCCCCCATTACCGCGCCCTGGCGGAAAATAATGAACGCCTGCAGGATTTGAGGGGCGTGGACGGTTCCGGCGTGGAGGTGATTCCCCTCCCGATGCCGGACCCCCTCCATGCGGAGGACTGGCGGCTGGACCAGCTCCCGGCCAGTTACGCCAATTTCCTCATCGTGAATGAAGCCGTCATCGTTCCCGTGTTCAACCAGCCCCGGAATGACGACCGCGCCCTGGGCATTCTGCGGGAATGCTTCAGCGGAAAACAGGTAGTCGGCGTGGACGCCCGCAAGCTGGTGCTGGAAGGCGGAGCCATCCACTGCATCACGCAGCAGCAGCCTGGGCCGAGGAAGGAGGCCCCATGA
- a CDS encoding Minf_1886 family protein — protein sequence MTTPTFEDAVSRIVRKDPRFAERAYSFLKDALDFTMQRIEEQENGSQRHVSGQELLEGFRDYALAQFGPMASTVLKEWGLRNGKNVGEMVFLLIEEDVFSKQPEDSLDDFKGFMSFRKAFEEPYEFQEQPS from the coding sequence ATGACCACCCCTACGTTTGAAGATGCCGTGAGCCGCATTGTGCGGAAGGATCCCCGTTTTGCGGAACGGGCGTATTCCTTTCTGAAAGATGCGCTGGATTTCACCATGCAGCGCATTGAAGAGCAGGAAAACGGCTCCCAGCGGCATGTCAGCGGGCAGGAATTGCTGGAAGGCTTCCGGGATTACGCCCTCGCCCAGTTCGGCCCCATGGCCTCCACCGTATTAAAGGAATGGGGGCTGAGAAACGGGAAAAATGTGGGAGAGATGGTTTTCCTGCTGATTGAGGAGGATGTGTTTTCCAAGCAGCCGGAGGATTCCCTGGACGATTTCAAGGGGTTCATGAGTTTCCGCAAGGCCTTTGAAGAGCCTTACGAATTCCAGGAGCAGCCCAGTTGA
- a CDS encoding serpin family protein codes for MIFRTLAYVFLLGSVSWADIPPAPSPGVSAPPELRLFRACMEKSGGSVMISPFSLYEVLRYMLPGAAGETEKQMAAVLPGDGKIRRDWTFLSGDFSRSLRCYSANRIFADRSVELKDAYKKAVGPDAVAQAPFRENMAEAVRQVNAWAATNTGNRIRNLLNPQRMSDRTVLVLVNAMYLRAFWDSKFEGRDTAPRTFVREDGSACQVPMMKQQVFTEGRSWPRQGGMYYEKDGVRGASLFFTGGKGAPVFMAVLPPEGRKMKQFIDGMTGEEWNGILSSLSARDAAEETRKPGGKPLEQYSRYHLRLPRFSQSSPTLSLKKALEALGMKDAFTGRADFSRMGSCAPEPLKIHGVYQKCAVRVREEGLDASASTAGEMDPFAGAPPRGRGPEIEFNRPFLWLIYSPEDRAVLFMGTYEGPECGKKEGKP; via the coding sequence ATGATATTCAGGACTTTGGCATATGTGTTTCTTCTGGGCTCCGTGTCATGGGCGGATATTCCGCCTGCTCCGTCTCCCGGTGTTTCCGCTCCTCCGGAGCTGCGCCTGTTCCGGGCATGCATGGAGAAAAGCGGCGGCAGTGTCATGATTTCCCCTTTTTCCCTGTATGAAGTTCTCCGTTACATGCTTCCGGGAGCGGCGGGGGAAACGGAGAAGCAGATGGCGGCCGTATTGCCCGGAGACGGAAAAATCAGGAGGGACTGGACTTTTCTGTCTGGTGATTTTTCGCGCTCGCTGCGCTGTTATTCCGCCAACCGCATTTTTGCAGACCGGTCCGTGGAGTTGAAAGACGCCTATAAAAAGGCCGTGGGGCCGGATGCCGTGGCTCAGGCGCCCTTCCGGGAAAACATGGCGGAAGCCGTGCGGCAGGTGAACGCCTGGGCGGCAACGAATACGGGAAACCGCATCAGGAATCTTCTGAATCCGCAGCGGATGAGTGACCGGACGGTGCTTGTGCTGGTGAACGCCATGTATTTGAGGGCGTTCTGGGACAGTAAATTTGAAGGGCGGGACACCGCGCCGCGGACCTTTGTCCGGGAGGACGGCTCTGCCTGCCAGGTGCCCATGATGAAGCAGCAGGTATTCACGGAGGGGAGGTCATGGCCCCGGCAGGGAGGAATGTATTATGAAAAGGACGGCGTGCGGGGGGCAAGCCTGTTCTTTACGGGAGGGAAGGGCGCGCCCGTTTTCATGGCCGTTCTTCCTCCGGAGGGGAGGAAGATGAAGCAATTCATTGACGGGATGACCGGAGAGGAATGGAACGGCATCCTGTCCTCCCTGTCCGCCCGGGATGCCGCGGAGGAAACGCGGAAGCCCGGCGGAAAGCCCCTGGAGCAATATTCCAGATACCATCTGCGGCTGCCGCGTTTCTCCCAGTCTTCCCCCACGCTTTCCCTGAAAAAGGCCCTGGAGGCGCTGGGAATGAAGGACGCGTTTACCGGCCGCGCCGATTTTTCACGGATGGGGAGCTGCGCGCCGGAGCCGTTGAAAATCCATGGCGTGTACCAGAAATGCGCGGTCAGAGTGCGGGAGGAAGGGCTGGATGCGTCCGCTTCCACTGCCGGGGAGATGGATCCATTTGCCGGCGCTCCTCCCCGCGGCAGGGGGCCGGAGATCGAATTCAACCGTCCTTTCCTGTGGCTCATTTACAGCCCGGAGGACCGGGCCGTGCTGTTCATGGGAACTTATGAAGGGCCGGAATGCGGGAAAAAGGAAGGAAAGCCGTGA
- a CDS encoding PDZ domain-containing protein, translating to MFRPSIMLLATMLCVSCVSHRPIQDSSSPPIDAANPLDGTPVALAWSSGTQLMMGVDTGAVQTSLLFSPAVESIGARLRGRGAMRTANVPVSLKDDGEPISRKQDVVMVDQAPYDGLLGWECIRKYVWNINYPKRSHRFFNKLPSKIRSWHKLSLIPGSDYPQIADKHGRRIILDTGAPHAVYISKKRWNAIKQAYPDAFVSVYSGYSPAAGGFYAHECMHVSSFQLGPLELKNILLCESFANPEVMGIPDDIDIILGYGALAARQFWLDGPGNALYFSSTSHRMPAPSSFNLMGGTFIQDRNGNGPMKAYVAEWSPAWDAGLRTGDVLVSINGRKNPYPDLVEYVTTQRGAQASVVVQRRNRLVRIHWEVPAAPPAGDYYPTPQAITEQEFENHVKQQEEKEQPQDAAGDQQPAPAATETPEEAALAPDGKTDKTPAA from the coding sequence ATGTTTCGTCCCTCCATCATGCTTCTGGCAACCATGCTGTGCGTTTCCTGCGTATCGCACCGGCCTATCCAGGACAGCAGTTCTCCGCCCATTGACGCGGCCAACCCGCTGGACGGCACCCCCGTGGCCCTGGCGTGGAGCTCCGGAACGCAATTGATGATGGGGGTGGACACGGGAGCGGTCCAGACGTCCCTGCTTTTCTCCCCCGCGGTGGAATCCATCGGCGCCCGCCTGCGCGGCAGGGGCGCCATGCGCACGGCCAATGTGCCCGTTTCCCTGAAGGATGACGGAGAACCCATTTCCCGGAAGCAGGACGTGGTGATGGTGGACCAGGCGCCGTATGACGGACTGCTGGGCTGGGAGTGCATCCGGAAGTACGTGTGGAACATCAACTATCCCAAACGCTCCCACCGCTTTTTCAACAAACTGCCCTCCAAAATACGGAGCTGGCACAAGCTTTCCCTGATACCCGGTTCCGACTACCCGCAGATTGCGGACAAGCACGGCCGGCGCATCATTCTGGATACGGGCGCGCCCCATGCCGTCTACATCTCCAAGAAACGCTGGAACGCCATCAAGCAGGCCTATCCGGACGCGTTCGTCAGCGTTTATTCCGGCTACAGCCCCGCCGCGGGCGGCTTTTACGCCCATGAATGCATGCACGTGAGCTCCTTCCAGCTCGGCCCCCTGGAATTGAAGAACATCCTGCTCTGCGAAAGCTTCGCCAATCCGGAAGTGATGGGCATTCCCGACGACATCGACATCATCCTGGGCTACGGCGCGCTGGCCGCGCGCCAGTTCTGGCTGGACGGCCCGGGGAACGCCCTTTATTTCAGCTCCACCAGCCACCGGATGCCCGCGCCCTCCTCCTTCAACCTGATGGGGGGCACCTTCATCCAGGACCGCAACGGGAACGGCCCCATGAAGGCTTACGTGGCCGAATGGTCGCCCGCGTGGGACGCCGGCCTCAGAACGGGGGACGTGCTCGTTTCCATCAATGGGAGAAAGAATCCGTATCCGGACCTCGTAGAATATGTCACCACCCAGCGGGGGGCACAGGCAAGCGTTGTGGTCCAGCGCAGGAACAGACTGGTGCGCATTCACTGGGAAGTTCCGGCCGCGCCCCCTGCCGGGGATTATTACCCCACGCCCCAGGCCATTACGGAGCAGGAGTTTGAAAACCACGTCAAGCAGCAGGAGGAAAAGGAACAGCCCCAGGATGCCGCGGGAGACCAGCAGCCCGCGCCCGCCGCGACGGAAACTCCAGAGGAGGCCGCCCTCGCGCCTGACGGGAAAACGGACAAGACCCCCGCGGCCTGA
- a CDS encoding AI-2E family transporter, translating into MNDAQQQDSQEAAGDCRIPSPFQKKTCWYALTGVAILVMLCIAAFVIFEVVKLLGFLEPVLLPILIAAVVAYLLEPIVSWLVHFRFSRPWAVVTVMFAALAVLVGFGATILPPLIRQTDELIDNRMELWDKTSELIDSTIEIPFISRTIDSVYSTSLRELNTGHYTDAEVHDLRNARTAREKLGAYMTINSSFYQDKLMSWLTSGGRALYSTIGIMVSILITPIFAFYFLLEADKIREKWPSILPLKASKFRKDVVDTMEEINGYLISFFRGQMLVSIIEGILIAICLKLLGLPYAVTIGAAVCVLGIVPYLGIITAFIPAVLLAWFTWGDFQHVLIVSGIFLAVNQFDGWVIQPKIVGDSVELHPLTVMFSVLIWTLILGGLIGALLAVPLTAAIKVLYKRYIWQNASMRPMTEPLPPPEEPH; encoded by the coding sequence ATGAACGACGCACAGCAACAGGATTCACAGGAAGCCGCCGGCGACTGCCGCATTCCCTCACCCTTCCAGAAAAAGACCTGCTGGTACGCCCTGACGGGCGTCGCCATCCTGGTGATGCTGTGCATCGCGGCCTTCGTCATCTTTGAAGTGGTGAAACTCTTGGGCTTTCTGGAACCGGTGCTCCTGCCCATCCTGATTGCCGCCGTGGTGGCCTACCTGCTGGAACCCATCGTCTCCTGGCTGGTGCACTTCAGATTCTCCCGCCCCTGGGCCGTGGTCACGGTCATGTTCGCGGCTCTGGCCGTCCTGGTGGGCTTCGGCGCCACTATCCTCCCTCCCCTGATCCGGCAGACGGATGAGCTGATCGACAACCGGATGGAGCTCTGGGACAAGACCTCCGAGCTGATTGACTCCACCATTGAAATTCCCTTCATCTCCCGCACCATTGACAGCGTTTACAGCACCAGCCTGCGGGAACTGAATACCGGCCATTATACGGACGCGGAGGTCCACGACCTGAGAAACGCCCGGACCGCCCGGGAAAAACTGGGGGCGTACATGACCATCAATTCCTCCTTTTACCAGGACAAGCTGATGAGCTGGCTCACTTCCGGCGGAAGGGCCCTTTACAGCACCATAGGCATCATGGTGAGCATCCTGATCACGCCCATTTTCGCCTTTTATTTTCTGCTGGAAGCGGATAAGATCAGGGAGAAATGGCCCAGCATCCTGCCGCTGAAGGCCTCCAAATTCAGAAAGGACGTGGTGGACACCATGGAGGAAATCAACGGATACCTGATTTCCTTCTTCCGCGGCCAGATGCTGGTGAGCATCATTGAAGGCATCCTGATCGCCATCTGCCTGAAACTGCTCGGCCTGCCGTACGCCGTCACCATCGGCGCGGCGGTCTGCGTGCTGGGCATCGTGCCCTACCTGGGCATCATCACCGCCTTCATTCCCGCGGTCCTGCTGGCCTGGTTTACGTGGGGAGACTTCCAGCACGTGCTGATCGTTTCCGGCATCTTCCTGGCCGTCAACCAGTTTGACGGATGGGTCATCCAGCCGAAAATCGTGGGGGATTCCGTGGAGCTTCATCCGCTCACGGTCATGTTCTCCGTGCTGATCTGGACGCTTATCCTGGGCGGCCTGATCGGCGCGCTGCTGGCCGTCCCGCTGACGGCCGCCATCAAGGTTCTCTACAAGCGTTACATCTGGCAGAATGCCAGCATGCGCCCCATGACGGAGCCCCTGCCGCCGCCGGAGGAGCCTCATTAA
- a CDS encoding sulfatase family protein has protein sequence MNKPALHLMLALAAAAACPAATTPQVKPPKAIVMIYADDLGYGDVGCYGAKGIPTPSIDKLAKQGVRFTDAYSTTSVCTPSRYALFTGEYPWRKEGTGILPGDAALIIDTKKPTLPKMLQSHGYKTYMVGKWHLGLGEKGKKIDWNKHIAPSPNEIGFDESFIFAATGDRVPCVILENGNVRNLDPNDPIEVSYQHNFPGLPNGKDNKDQLKLMWSHGHNQAIINGIGRIGFMKGGKSALWKDEENADVITNKAIEYIQKSAKAKEPFFLMFATHDIHVPRCPEKRFVGKSQHGVRGDVTVELDDCVRRITEALQKAGLEKDTLVIFSSDNGPVLDDGYKDFAVRDNATHSPAGPFRAGKYSILEGGSRIPFIVKWPGVVKPGVTSKALFNQMDLAASLEQLLEPGKANSFRDSENVIPALLGKSAKGRDYHVINSTGKALAIRHGKWKFIPAGVAIRDGINGLGAKMTKSPEGGSLFDLEKDPKELNNVAAQHPDICEQMKAKLQEIRQRPETKADRADLLPLDD, from the coding sequence ATGAACAAACCCGCATTACACCTGATGCTTGCCCTGGCGGCGGCAGCGGCCTGCCCGGCCGCCACCACGCCCCAGGTCAAGCCGCCCAAAGCCATCGTCATGATTTACGCTGACGACCTCGGCTATGGAGACGTAGGCTGTTATGGAGCCAAGGGGATTCCCACCCCTTCCATTGACAAGCTTGCCAAGCAGGGCGTCCGCTTTACGGACGCCTATTCCACCACCTCCGTCTGCACTCCCTCCCGCTATGCCCTGTTCACCGGGGAATATCCCTGGCGCAAGGAAGGCACGGGCATTCTGCCGGGGGACGCCGCCCTGATTATTGACACCAAGAAGCCCACGCTGCCCAAGATGCTCCAATCCCACGGCTATAAAACCTACATGGTGGGCAAGTGGCACCTGGGCCTGGGGGAAAAGGGAAAGAAGATTGACTGGAACAAGCACATCGCCCCCAGCCCTAACGAAATCGGCTTTGATGAAAGCTTCATCTTCGCCGCCACGGGCGACCGCGTTCCCTGCGTGATTCTGGAAAACGGCAACGTCCGCAACCTGGACCCGAACGACCCCATTGAAGTGTCCTACCAGCACAACTTCCCCGGTCTTCCGAACGGGAAGGACAACAAGGACCAGCTCAAACTCATGTGGAGCCACGGGCACAACCAAGCCATCATCAACGGCATCGGCCGCATCGGCTTCATGAAGGGCGGCAAGAGCGCCCTGTGGAAGGATGAGGAAAACGCGGATGTGATCACGAACAAGGCCATTGAATACATCCAGAAGAGCGCCAAGGCCAAGGAACCGTTCTTCCTGATGTTCGCCACGCATGACATCCACGTGCCGCGCTGCCCGGAAAAACGCTTTGTGGGCAAGAGCCAGCATGGCGTGCGGGGGGACGTTACCGTGGAACTGGACGACTGCGTCCGCCGCATCACGGAAGCCCTACAAAAAGCCGGACTGGAAAAGGACACCCTGGTGATCTTCTCCAGCGACAACGGCCCCGTGCTGGACGACGGCTACAAGGATTTTGCCGTCCGGGACAACGCCACCCACTCCCCGGCAGGCCCCTTCCGCGCCGGCAAATACAGCATTCTGGAAGGTGGCTCCCGCATTCCGTTCATCGTCAAATGGCCCGGAGTAGTCAAACCCGGAGTGACGAGCAAGGCCCTGTTCAACCAAATGGACCTGGCCGCCTCCCTGGAACAGCTTCTGGAACCCGGTAAGGCCAATTCCTTCCGCGACTCTGAAAACGTGATCCCCGCCCTCCTGGGCAAATCCGCCAAGGGACGCGACTACCACGTCATCAACAGCACCGGCAAGGCTCTGGCTATCCGCCACGGCAAGTGGAAGTTCATTCCCGCCGGCGTAGCCATCCGCGACGGGATCAACGGACTGGGAGCGAAAATGACCAAGTCCCCGGAAGGCGGCAGCCTGTTCGACCTGGAAAAGGACCCGAAGGAACTCAACAACGTAGCAGCCCAGCATCCGGACATCTGCGAGCAGATGAAAGCCAAGCTCCAGGAAATCCGCCAAAGGCCGGAAACCAAGGCCGACAGGGCGGACCTCCTTCCGCTGGACGACTAA
- a CDS encoding ferrous iron transporter B, producing the protein MEREAEAQDNRWRTRLDAVLMHRIWGSLIFLCIVYIIFFLSFAIGDPLVRLIQTGTQMFSIWACRMLEPWPRLQSLLGEGVVGGVGGVLAFLPNVVLLFGAITLLENSGYMMRVSRLMSRIMKIMGLNGSSFAPLLLGFGCSVPAILSTRRIEARNDRLVTIAVLPMMSCAGRLPIYMMFVSALFPSRLQATVLFGIYASGVLLALCCARLLKNTLFKTAQRDSLHHMKRLRLPSLRKVGALMWSRAFMYVRKAGTFILGASIILWFLNTYPRPEEGTAPNAAAAMEHSYAGQIGHWMEPVTQVAGFDWKINSALLGAFAAKEIFVTQMGILYAVQDGDSGPAAQQTLNARLKASYTPLQGISIMMFCLIALPCIGTVTVAKREAGTWWFALAQFGGLTLLGFLTATLVYQTGLFL; encoded by the coding sequence ATGGAACGGGAGGCAGAGGCGCAGGACAACAGGTGGAGAACCAGGCTGGACGCCGTCCTGATGCACAGGATATGGGGTTCCCTTATCTTCCTGTGCATCGTTTACATCATTTTCTTCCTGAGCTTCGCCATCGGCGACCCTCTGGTCAGGCTCATCCAGACAGGCACGCAGATGTTCAGCATCTGGGCCTGCCGCATGCTGGAACCGTGGCCCCGCCTGCAATCCCTGCTGGGGGAAGGCGTGGTGGGCGGCGTAGGCGGCGTGCTGGCCTTTCTTCCCAACGTGGTGCTGCTCTTCGGAGCCATCACCCTGCTGGAAAACAGCGGATATATGATGCGGGTCTCCCGCCTCATGAGCCGCATCATGAAAATCATGGGCCTGAACGGCAGCAGCTTTGCCCCCCTCCTGCTGGGCTTCGGCTGCTCGGTTCCCGCCATCCTGTCCACCCGGAGGATTGAAGCGCGCAACGACCGCCTGGTCACCATCGCCGTCCTGCCCATGATGAGCTGCGCGGGTCGCCTGCCGATTTACATGATGTTCGTCTCCGCCCTGTTTCCCTCCCGCCTGCAGGCCACCGTATTGTTCGGGATTTACGCCAGCGGCGTCCTTCTGGCCCTGTGCTGCGCCCGGCTCCTGAAAAACACGCTCTTCAAGACCGCCCAGAGGGACTCTCTCCACCACATGAAGCGCCTGCGCCTCCCCTCCCTGCGGAAGGTGGGCGCCCTGATGTGGTCGCGGGCCTTCATGTACGTCCGGAAGGCGGGAACCTTCATTCTGGGGGCCTCCATCATCCTGTGGTTCCTGAACACCTACCCCAGGCCGGAGGAAGGAACCGCGCCGAATGCGGCAGCGGCCATGGAACATTCCTACGCCGGACAAATAGGCCACTGGATGGAACCCGTCACGCAAGTGGCCGGATTTGACTGGAAGATCAATTCCGCTCTTCTGGGCGCTTTTGCGGCCAAGGAAATCTTCGTCACCCAGATGGGCATTCTCTATGCGGTGCAGGACGGGGACTCCGGCCCGGCAGCCCAGCAGACCCTGAACGCCCGCCTTAAAGCCAGCTACACCCCCCTCCAGGGCATCAGCATCATGATGTTCTGCCTGATCGCCCTCCCCTGCATCGGCACCGTCACCGTCGCCAAACGGGAAGCTGGCACCTGGTGGTTTGCTCTGGCGCAATTCGGTGGATTGACCCTGCTGGGGTTTCTGACAGCTACGCTGGTGTACCAGACAGGACTGTTCCTGTAA